GCTCTgggagttaataaagctgtgggagatgaCGAATTTTTATCCCTTCTCTGTggaaataattgtctcctgcccagcTGTGCTGCACCTTGAGAGTCTCATATAAGTAGGGCTGGGTAATCTATGATCTATGCCTTGTTTCAGGTGGCTACAActatcatatttaaaatttataagtaacaattttaactttaattgcGAAATTTAGCTGtttgataaatattaagtaaattggTTATctgattaaatataacttaatacaGCATAGCTGTCATTTGACATTTCCTTACCTTTCTTTGAGTTTTAAGTGCCTTAACTACAGGTTTAACAACTTTCTTTTGCCCCTTGATTCCAGTTTTCTTAGGCTTGGGTGCAATTTTCAATTTAGCTGCTGCTGGTTTAGGTTTTGACGGTTTTGACGCAGCTGCTGCCTTTTTAACTGAGGGTTTTGCACTTGACTTAGCTTTCAGTGCTGCAGCTTTGGCAGAACCTGGTTTAGCAGTTGGTACAGCAGTTGTTTTCTTTTCAGCAGGCTTGGGCGCCGGAGCGGATGCTGCTTTAGCAGGTGCCGGCTTGGCCGCTGGCGCAGCCTTGGGTGCAGCAGTTTTAGGTGCAGGAGCGGGAGTTTTAGCAGATGCTGCTGGTTTCGGTGCACTGCTACTTGCAGCTGCTGCAGCTTTGGGTGCCGCGGCGGGCGTTTTAGCGGTTGCAGGTTTTTTCTCCGCGGGTTTGGTCCCGGAGGCACCTGAAACAAAATCGTAGAAATTAGAACTAAAACTTTAGAAAGATTCGACCCAAGATGGAAAATACAGCTAGACACAGAGATACAAAAGTTACAAGTTTGGCCAAAACCTAACCtcaaaaacattgtttatatactcacaataaataatacgcacaaactttataacattatatacattaaatagCAAGCAATTTAGCCAGTTTAGctaaatacaatat
The Pararge aegeria chromosome 6, ilParAegt1.1, whole genome shotgun sequence genome window above contains:
- the LOC120624659 gene encoding 60S ribosomal protein L23a, with the translated sequence MPPKKQPEKSGASGTKPAEKKPATAKTPAAAPKAAAAASSSAPKPAASAKTPAPAPKTAAPKAAPAAKPAPAKAASAPAPKPAEKKTTAVPTAKPGSAKAAALKAKSSAKPSVKKAAAASKPSKPKPAAAKLKIAPKPKKTGIKGQKKVVKPVVKALKTQRKVVKGEHGKRVRKIRTSVHFRRPKTFEPPRNPKYPRKSLPKRNRMDAYNIIKFPLTSEAAMKKIEDNNTLVFIVHTSSNKHHIKAAVKKLYDINVAKVNTLIRPDGKKKAYVRLARDYDALDVANKIGII